The Halomicronema hongdechloris C2206 genome includes a window with the following:
- a CDS encoding phage integrase N-terminal SAM-like domain-containing protein: MEPPRPKKLLDQVREAIRLKHYSYRTEQTYVQWIRRYPNGARLRIGLIAP; encoded by the coding sequence ATGGAACCCCCTCGCCCTAAAAAGCTGCTAGACCAGGTGCGCGAAGCAATTCGACTGAAGCATTATTCTTACCGGACGGAGCAAACCTACGTACAGTGGATTCGTCGCTACCCCAATGGGGCGCGGCTGAGGATAGGGTTGATCGCCCCATGA